The segment TCCGCGACCTGAATGAGGCCGCGTTTCCGACGAAGTACATTGTGCCGTTTACCGAACAGGCGCACGACCGGGTGAGCCTCGAAGTCCTTCGCGGCTGCACACAGAGCTGCCGTTTCTGCCAGGCGGGCATCACGACCCGCCCGGTGCGCGAGCGCAGCCTCGAAAAGCTCGACACCCTGATGCGCGACACGATGGACTCCACCGGCTATGAGGAATACGCGCTCAGCAGCCTCAGCACGTGCGACTACAGCCAGGTCCGTGCCCTTGTCGCGCAGAGCGTGACCGCCGCGATGCAGCGAGGCGCTTCCGTGGGCCTCCCGAGCCTTCGCATGGACTCCTTCAGTGTGGAGCTGAGCGACATGGTCCGCACCATCCGCCAGACCGGCCTCACCTTTGCGCCCGAAGCCGCGACCAACCGTATGCGCGCCGTGATCAACAAATGGATCCCGGATGACGCCCTCCTGAGCATGACCGCTGAAGTGTTTGCGCGTGGATGGGATTCGGTGAAGCTGTATTTCATGATCGGCCTTCCCACGGAGACGGACGAAGACGTGGAGGCCATTGGGAAACTGGCGAACGCGGTTCTTAAGCGCGGTCGCTCCGTCAATCGCCGCGCCAAAATCAACCTGGGCGTCAGCACGTTTATCCCCAAACCCCATACGCCGTTCCAGTGGGACCGCCAGATCAGCGTTGAGGAAACGAAGCACAAACAGCACATCCTGCGCGATATTCTAGGGCGCAGCGGTCCGCGATTCGGGCATCACGATGCGCAGACCTCGTTCCTTGAGGGCATCTTCTCGCGCGGCGACCGCCGCACGGGCCGCCTGGTCTACCTCGCGTGGAAGAACGGCTGCCGGTTCGACGGCTGGAGCGAGTACCTGCGCTGGGACCTTTGGGAAGCCGCCATCACCGAATGGGGCCTCGATCCGGACGACTACCTCGCCGCGATCCCGCTCGACCGGCCGCTGCCTTGGGACCACATCGATATCTACGTCACCAAGCAGTACCACCTGGACGAATACGCCCGGAGCCGCGAGGGCGGCCTGACGGGCGACTGCCGCTATACCAAATGCAACGACTGCGGCGTGATCCACGACGAGACCAAGGCTTGCGCCACGATGCTCAAGACCACGCGGGAAGGCATCAAGATCGAGCGCAACTGGGTGAGGCCGGCGCATCTTGGCGGCAGCATCCGGCATCCGGCAGCCAGCATTCAGGAGCAGGAATCCGACGCTCAGCCCTCGACCCCCAGTCCTCAGCCCATCGCTCGTGGCCAGGGCGGCGCGCCCATCTTCCCCGTGGGGCGGGCCTCCGTGCCCGCCGACAGCATCCAGCATCCAGCATCCAGCATTCAGGATGCAGCCGAAGACGGCAGGCATCCTGAGCGGAGCGAGGAACGAGCGGAGTCGAAGGACCTTGTGTCTCAGCCCTCAGCCCACAGCCCTCGGCCCTTGACGCATCGCCTCGTCATCACCTTCGCCAAGCGCGGCTCCCTGCGCCACCTAAGCCACCTGGAAATGGCGCGCGCGTTCCAGCGTACGCTTCGGCGCGCCGGCCTGCCGGTCGCGATGAGCCAGGGCTTCCACCCGCAGCCGAAACTTGCGTTCGCCACCCCGCTGCCAACCGGCATGGAATCCAACGCGGAACTGGCCGACGTAACGCTCACCGAAGTCGTCTCGCCCGAGGACTTCGTGCGCCGCTTCAACGCCGTGGCCGTGGACGGCCTGGAGGTCTTGAGCGCGAAGGTGATCGAGGAACCATCAGGTCCCAGCCTGATGGCGCGCGTGGTTGCCGAGGAGTATGAGGTCGAAGTGAACGGCGACACGCCGGACCGCGTCTCCGCTTTCCTCGCGGAAGGCGCTCACGAGGTCACGCGAAAGACCAAGAACGGCCCCAAGGCGGTCAATATCCGGGCATTGGTAGAGCGGCTGGATTATTCGGATGGCCATCTCACGATGCGCTTGAAGAACGTCCCCGGCGCCAAGGGCCGCCCGGAGGAGATCCTCACCGCGCTGGGCATCGAAGCCCGCGCGCGCAAGGTGCTGACCGTGTTGGGAGAGTAGGCGCAGGCTTCTGGGCGGAACGTTGTGTCTGAACGATTCCCGAGGCGCTCAAGTCATATTATTCGATATGACTGAAGCACGATGGCAAGACGCGATTGCCGGTTGCCTGCTGGGCGGCGCCGTTGGCGATGCCGTTGGCCTCGCTTGCGAGGGCCTGACC is part of the Armatimonadota bacterium genome and harbors:
- a CDS encoding TIGR03960 family B12-binding radical SAM protein, with the translated sequence MPFTYTSLKQRVEEDVLPRVQKPSRYLGTELNTVHKDPTGVRTRVCLAFPDMYDLGLSNLGILILYNILNARDDVWCERAYAPAPDLETLLRAETIPLFSVESKTSLKDFDLLGFTLQYELTYTNILNMLDLAAIPPLSADRTDEDPIVIAGGPCVFNPEPLADFIDAFAIGDGEDVVLDIVDATERTKGRPRAERIAALAEIDGVYVPAMYPMKTIEGGWVVPDLENAKPIQKRIVRDLNEAAFPTKYIVPFTEQAHDRVSLEVLRGCTQSCRFCQAGITTRPVRERSLEKLDTLMRDTMDSTGYEEYALSSLSTCDYSQVRALVAQSVTAAMQRGASVGLPSLRMDSFSVELSDMVRTIRQTGLTFAPEAATNRMRAVINKWIPDDALLSMTAEVFARGWDSVKLYFMIGLPTETDEDVEAIGKLANAVLKRGRSVNRRAKINLGVSTFIPKPHTPFQWDRQISVEETKHKQHILRDILGRSGPRFGHHDAQTSFLEGIFSRGDRRTGRLVYLAWKNGCRFDGWSEYLRWDLWEAAITEWGLDPDDYLAAIPLDRPLPWDHIDIYVTKQYHLDEYARSREGGLTGDCRYTKCNDCGVIHDETKACATMLKTTREGIKIERNWVRPAHLGGSIRHPAASIQEQESDAQPSTPSPQPIARGQGGAPIFPVGRASVPADSIQHPASSIQDAAEDGRHPERSEERAESKDLVSQPSAHSPRPLTHRLVITFAKRGSLRHLSHLEMARAFQRTLRRAGLPVAMSQGFHPQPKLAFATPLPTGMESNAELADVTLTEVVSPEDFVRRFNAVAVDGLEVLSAKVIEEPSGPSLMARVVAEEYEVEVNGDTPDRVSAFLAEGAHEVTRKTKNGPKAVNIRALVERLDYSDGHLTMRLKNVPGAKGRPEEILTALGIEARARKVLTVLGE